The following nucleotide sequence is from Photobacterium gaetbulicola Gung47.
CTGCAACCCACTTGCTGGCTCTATAACCAAAGTCTTTAGTATGTTTTTCATCACCAATAGGTTCGCACTCTGTTATCAACCTCGGTTGCTCCGTCGGCATAAATATTCCTGTCGTCGAAATATAGCTAAACAACTTAACCTTTGACTGGGAGGCCAAACGCAACAGCGACTGCGTACTGTCAACATTGGCCTGTTTGAGCTCAGAATACGGCATGATGTGGTTTACTTGTGCACCATTATGAATAATCCATTCGGTTCCCGTTGCCAGGGCATCCCACTGTCCTTTATCCAGCCCCAGATCCGGCTCACAAAGATCAGCCGGAATAGCCACAATACGGTGGTGGAAATCGGTCTGCCATAAGCCGTAACTAGCCATATTTTCCACAAGCCTATTAAACCCTTGCTTCGCATCTGGCGCCCTGACCAAACAGTAAACCTTAAGACCCGGGTTATGGCTTAACAGCTCATCTAAAATAAACGCACCGACAAAGCCCGTCCCCCCGGTCAGCAACACGCGAATTATTTTTTTGTTGTCGAAATGCCTATTTAACTGCTCCAGCCTTTCTGAAATATCCTCAAGATGCAACGGTGGCGAAGAGGTGGTAACCAAGTGTATCTCTTGGTCGAAATCTAGCCAGCGCTGTTCCTGCTCACTGGTGTTTCTCTCCAGCCGAAGCGCCAAACCCTGAATCGTAGGCGATTCAAATAAATCTCGAATTGATAGCTCGACTGAAAGTTGATCTTTTATTCTGGCAATAAGTTTGACCCCAAGGAGAGAATGTCCTCCAAGCTCAAAAAAACTGCTATCGGTACTAATACGGTCAACCTTGAGCAAAGATTGCCATATTTCGAGCATTAGCTGCTCTATGTCATTTTTAGGCGCTGTAATTACTTTTTCCGAGGTATGCTGGAAATCAGGTTCGGGCAATTTGCTCTTATCCAACTTTCCAAGGACTGTAAGAGGAATACTGTCAATGAATAGTAACTGTGCTGGCTGCATATAGTCCGGTAATTCTGACTTTATTTGTTGCCACAAATCCTGCTTGACTTGTTCACTCTTATTGCTGAGCCTTGGTTCAAGAACGATATATGCAAACAAGAGTTTTCCACTACCCGGATAATCATTGGCCAGCACCCGCGTTTGGACAACGCCCGGATGCTGAAGAATAACCGCCTCAATTTCAGACGGTTCAATTCTAAAACCCCGGATTTTAATTTGATCATCTACCCTGCCCCAATATTCAATATCACCGCTATCGAGCAATCGGGCTTTATCGCCAGTGCAATATAGTCGCTCTGCCAAACCCGGCAATATCTCGCAATTAATGAATGCTTCAGTGCTACCTGCATTATTGATATATCCAGGACTTACTGCCGGACCTGCAATGCATAACTCTCCAACCGCTCCCTGAGGAACCAGTCTGCGTTCGCTATCCAATATATAGCACCGGTGGCTTCCCAGTGGCTGTCCAATTGGAACCGCCGTGCCTTCCAGCCAGTTTTTGGTGTCATAGGCCGTCGCAATGATGGTTGTCTCCGTTGGACCATAGGTATTCAGCAATTGGATGGATTCTCCAATGTATTTTTTCCAGTGTGACAGCCGACTGGCTGTCAGGGCTTCCCCCCCAAGGATAATCAGGCGTAAGGAGTTACTAACCGCAATGCTGCTATCACTAATATCAGCGCTTAAACTATTCCACACCGCCGTCGGTAAGCCGGCAATAGTAATACGATATTGATCAACAAACTCATTGAAATGCTGCCAATCTGCCAACACCAAATCGTCCCTATACACTACGGCTGCACCATGAACCAATGCCATGAAATGCTCCTCGACGCAGGCATCAAAGCTAAATGACGAGGTCTGCAAGATACGGTCCTCAGGCATGACCTGATAGTGATGCTGTGCCGCAAGGCAATAGCTTATTAAATTTCCGTGACTTATCCTTACTCCTTTGGGCTTGCCCGTGGTCCCGGAAGTATAATTGACGTAGGCGAAGTCCGCTTCGGATATTTCAGCAGGCGAGACCTCACTCGGCTGCCCCTGAAGCATTTCTTTAGTACTTGCTAGATCAAGTAGTAAGTAGCCAGAACATGGTATCAAAGTACTTTCCCAGCACAACAACATGTCAGTCTGGCTATCTTCCAGCAAATACTGCTGGCGAGATACCGGCAATGCCGGGTCGATCGGCAGGTAGGCGGCACCGCTCTTTATCACTGCCAGAATGGCCACCGACATATCCAGTGAACGAGGCAAGCTGATTGCTACCAGGCTCCCTTTCCCGATATGCTGTAATCTCAGCCACCCTGCCAGTTGGTTTGCCCGACTAACAAGTTCGTCATAAGTCATAACCTGCCGACCATGCTGAACTGCCACAGCCTCTGGCGTGGATACCGCCCAGCGCTCTATCAGGTCACAAACACTTATACCTGTGCTAGTGAAATCTTGCGTATCCTCATGTCTGGCCTGCTCGAACAATAACTGTTTTTGCTTTTCCGGTACAAGATCGATATCACCGAGATTGATATCTATATTCTGGACAATTTGTGCTAGCAGAAGCTCGTAGCTTTCTGATAACCGGGAAATCGTCGAATGATCAAACAACTCACTGGCATAATGCCAATCCAGTATATATTTCCCTTCCGCCTGGTAGACGGACAATGTGAAGTCAAACTGGCTCGCGCCATGGCTTAACGGGAAATCCGACGCCAAAATGCCCTCAAAGCGGGCATCATCGGCCCTTTCGTTGTTCTGCAGCACGAACAAGATCTGGAACAACGCATTATGGCTTAAATTTCGCTCGACCTTGAGCTCATCCAGCAGCAGTTCATAGGGAACACTTTGATATTCAAATGCATCAATCAGGCTACGCTTGTTATCCGCCAGCAAGCGAGCAAAAGACGGATTCCCCTCCCAACAAGTCCGTAGCGCCAGTGTATTGACGAAGTAACCCATGACAGTTTCAAAGTCTTTGTGGTGCCGGTTTGCAATTGGCGACCCCATGACCACATCACTATTTTGCCCATAGCGCCCGATGACGGCTGCAAATGCTGTTTGCAGCAACATAAACATGGTGACACCTTGCTCTTGAGCCATCTGCTCAAGGGCCTCGCCCAATGCTTCTGGTAACTCGCTTAAATAACCATCGCCAAGGTTATTGGCTGCCACTGGACGGCTTCGATCTAACGGCAGGTTATGCTGTGGAGGGGCACCTTTTAGCTGTTGTTTCCAAAACGCCAAATGCCGCTCTAGATTGCTTCCGCTGAGCCAATTATTCTGCCAGTTAGCAAAGTCACCATAATGCCGGGATAACGAGGGGAGCATATTTGAGCGGTTCAATCGATAACCGTTATATAATTCAGTCAACTCACGGATAAAGATAGTCAATGACCACCCGTCCGAGGCGATATGGTGAATATTGAACAAGATGACATGCTCTTCGATACTTAACCGGTACAGATACACCTGCAGCATATAGTCAACAGCCAGATCAAACGGCCTCGATGCATCGATTGATACCTGATTTTTCAGCCGTTTCCCATTGGCCGATTCAGAATAGTCCAATTCGTGGATAACAAAGTCTTCTGATGGAAGAAGAACAGGTACAGGCTCTCCGTCGTTATCCCGGTACACGGTGCGTAACACAGGGTGTCTGTCAAGCACTGTTAACAGCGCATGGTAAAGAGCACTTTGATCTAGCTCCCCTTTCAGTGTCAAGGCCATGGGCAGATTAAACTGGCTGGTACTTTCCTCTACCTGCTCTAGAAACCACAAGCGACGCTGGTTATACGACAAAGCCGGAGTACCATCTGAATTAGGCTGTTCATAACCCGCAGTTTCTTTTTGCAGGCCGGCAAGGATCTCTGCCTTATAGGTTTTCAATTGACTAACTAGGTCAGGGGTCAGCGTCCCCTCAGGGGCCTTTAGCTTGACCTTATTATCGATAAGCTCAAAGCGGATACCACGTGTATGGCATTCCTTTAGCAATTGGCTCAGCATCATAGTTCCACCTCTTCAAAGACCTCGTACTGAGCATCGGTTCCCGAGGATGATTGATTGACCAACTTATAATAGAAATACTGCTCAATGAGCTCAGCCTGTTCAGATAGCACAGGCCGCTCAAACAACTCCCTGTAACTAATCTCGACATCAAACCGGAACTTGATATTGGCCACCAATTTGGCGATCAATAGCGAATGACCGCCAAGATGGAAGAAATGGTTATTGATCCCCACGCGCTCAACCCCCAGTAGATCTTGCCAGATCTGGCACAACATGGATTCCACGTCATTTCGCGGTGCAATGTAATTACCGTCGACCACTCTTTCGGGTTCAGGCAATGCACTTCTATCTAGCTTGCCGTTACTGTTCAACGGCAGCTTGTCCAGTAGGGTGTAGGTGGTCGGTTGCATGTAAGCAGGCAGTACTGATGCCAAAGACTGACGGATAGCTTCAATATCAAGCTTCTCGTTGGAGGCAGGCACTAAATATGCGGCCAAATAGGGATTGTCATCCCGCTCTCGGGCAATGACGGCGACTTCCCGAATGCCTTCATTGCCATTTAGTGCATGCTCTATTTCTCCCGGCTCTATTCGATGGCCACGGATTTTGACCTGAAAATCATTCCTGCCGAGATACTCCAATTCACCTTCACCGTTCCAACGAACCAGGTCTCCAGTACGGAACAATATCCCAGCTTCCTTACTGCCCTGGTACAAGTTCCCAACAAGATCAGAGATAAAGCGCTCTGCTGTCAGCTGATCATCGGTATACCCAGCCGAGACGCCATCGCCTGCCACATACAATTCACCGACGCCACCTAGCGGTACAAGCTGCTGGCGGCTGTTAAGTACGTACAACCGAGTATTGGCAATCGGCCTGCCAATCGGCACCAGTCCTTTACCAGAAGCTAGGCGTCCGGTGTTATAATACGGCTTAGTGTCAAACCAGCTCACATCCGCTGCGACTTCTGAAGAACCGTAAAGATTGAGCAGTGTGGCTTGTGGCAAACGGTCATAAAACGCCGCCGTGACCTGATTCGACAGGGGCTCGCCACTCGAAGTCCAGAGTTTTAACCTTTCCAGCGGCATCAACTCGTCAGCAGGCAGAGCCAACAGGGCCTTCAGTAGAGACGGAACCAGAACGATACGAGTAACAGCGCCAGCGGCTAGGGTGGCAGCTAGACGTGACGGCTCCTTGACAGTTTCATCACCAACCAATAACAGTGGGACCCCCTGCAAAAGTGGACCGAAAATTTCCCAAACATGATCGACAAAGTTCAGGGATGTTTTCGCGCAGCAAACTTCGTCCTTGGCAAATGGATACTGCTCCCACATCCAGTACAGGCGGTTCAGCACGCCCTGCTCAGTCCCTTTAACGCCTTTGGGCTGCCCCGTCGACCCCGAGGTATAAACAATATAACTCTCTGCCGAATGATAGGAGGCTCTCTCCCTCAGAGATACAAAGCAGGAATCAGTCCACTTACTTTTAGAAACCCATTCCTTGACCGTCAATTGACGAATCGAGTGTCCGGCCAGCCAATCAAGGTGCGGTTGAGCAGTCACCACCAAAGCAACGCCGCTGTTAGTCGCAATATAGCTCAGGCGTTCAGCCGAATAGCCAGGCTCCATAGGTACATAGCATCCCCCTACTTTGAGCACGGCCAAAAGTGCGGCAACCATTATCGGAGAACGTTCCAGGTGAATACCGATACGGCTGCCCGGCTCGACACCAGCCTCAATGAACTGACCAGCAAGCTGGTTTACCGCTATATTCAGCTCCCTGAATGAAATAGATTGACCGTTAAAAGTCAGCGCACGGATATCAGGACACTCATTCGCCCTGGCTTCAAATAACTGGATCAAGCTCTGCTCTCGCGGGAAAATGGATGTTTTGCTGCCCAGCACTGCTAACTGCGCCTGGTGCTTTGACGACACGGCATCAATCGACGCAACGGACTGCACCAGCGAACCAGAAAAAGCCGTCAGTACCTCCCGGTAAACTTCAATTAGCCGGCGAGCTGTCTCTTCATCGAACAAGCTGAGCGCGTAGTTAAGGTTACCGATGATGTTTGGCTGACTGTCATCCAAAAACAGGCTCAAATCGAATTTGGCTGGGCTTGGTAGCTCAACGCCATCAGTAAGTTGTGCTGGCGAGAAAGGTAAATCTTTATTCGCTCTGCCCTCATCACCAAAGCGCTGAACGCTGAACATCACTTGAAAGATCGGGTTGCGAGAAGGGTCCCGCTCGATATCCAGCTCATTAACCAAGAGTTCAAACGGTAGCTCCTGATGAAACTTGGCTTGCATAACCATCTGATGCACATCAGCAATCAAGTTTTCAACATTCTGATCGAACGCGACCTTATACCTGAGGGCCAGTGAGTTAACAAAAAACCCGATCAACGACTGAGTCTGACCGTGGTGTCGGTTCTCCGATGGCGTACCCACCACAATATCATCCTGCCCTGAAACCAAAGACAATGTCACATATAGACCACTCAACAGGACAGTATATAACGTCGTTTCTTGCTGCTTGGCAATCTTACGTAGCTGACCGGAAAGCGCTTTATCCAATGTAAAGGCAGCATCCCTTCCTCGGTAATCAACCTGAGGCGGCCTTGGCTTGTCTGTAACCAGCTGAAGAGGTTGATACCCAGTGAGCTGTTCGCGCCAATAAGCGAGTAGTTGCTCAAGAACCAGCCCCTGCAGGTACTCACGCTGCCAGCATGCATAGTCGCTATACTGAATATCGAGCTGCGCTAACTGGCTGTCTCGTTTTTCAACCTCTGACTGATATAATTCACCCAGTTCACGTAGAAAAATATCGAACGACCAACCGTCGAAAGCGATATGATGCCAGAGGAACAATACAAATTGCTGTTCTTCAACAAGATAGCGGTGAACCCTGAATGCAGGCTCTTCACCAAGATTAAATAACCGTTCACTGTCTTTTTCGACAGCAGCTGGCAGCTCCAGCTTCGAGTCTAAGTATCTTTCTGCTACGGCAGGCGGCTGCTCCAGCACCTGCTGATAATCTTCACCCTTATCATTGGTCCGAAGTACCGTCCTCAATATGGAATGGCGTCGGGTAAGTTGCTCTATCGCCGTTTCCAAAGCAAGCCAGTTAATATCAGAAGCTAGTTTTACCAGCAGCGGCGTGTGATAAGTACTGGTTCCCTGTTCAAAACGCTCAACAAAAAGCAGGCGCTCCTGGGCAAATGATAGTGGAGCCTGAAGCCCTGAAGCTCGAGGGATCACAATCGCCTCGCTATGTTCCAGTTCGGCAGCAAGTGCTGCAATGGTTTTGCGTTCGAACAGGGTCGGTAACGGAATATCGACATCAAGCACCTGCCGGCTGACGGCAGTCAAGCGAATAGCAGAGATCGAGTCACCGCCTATTTGAAAGAAGTTATCCTGTATCCCAACCCGCTCCCTCCCCAACACGTCTTGCCAGATTTCACACAATCGAGCCTCAAAGGCGGTACGCGGAGCCACATATGCTCCAGCATCAACAAATTGAGGAGCAGGTAGTGCCAGGCGATCTAACTTGCCGTTGATAGTCAGCGGCAGGGCGTCGATAAACGTTATGCTGGCCGGCACCATATAGTCAGGCAGTTTGGATAACAAAATTGTTTCCAGAGTCTGAGCATTAGGGCTAACCCCTTCTTCGGCAACAACATAGGCGACGAGGGTTTTGCTCCCGTCATGTTCGACGGTACTAACAACGGCCTGACTGACCTCTTCAAGCGCCGTCAGGGTACTTTCAATCTCCCCCAGTTCAACCCTGAAACCGCGGATTTTCACTTGGTTATCATTACGCCCAACATACTCCAGCAATCCGTCCGGTAGCCAGCGTACCAAATCGCCGGTCTTATAGAGTCGAGAATATATCTCGTCTCCATCGGCAAACGGGTTATTGATAAAACACTCCGCCGTCAATTCGGGCCGGTTCAGGTATCCACGCGCAAGCCCAGTTCCGGATATGCAAAGCTCACCGGTAACACCTACCGGCACTAAGGCACCCACCTCAGACAACACGTAACATTTTTCGTTGTTGAGTACTTTTCCAATAGGCAAGAGCTCACCGTGATGGTCGACGCTATCAAATATCACAGCAGTACTACAAACCGTTGCTTCGGAAGGTCCGTATGCATTGAGCAGTTCCACGCCCCGAGCCTCCAGGGCCAATACGTCATTGCGGTAAATGCGATCCACACCGGTAAAAATTCGGGTCATCGTCGTCGTGCCTCCCTGCGCTAGGTAACTGGCGAAAGACTTGACGAAAAATGGTGGCAAGTAGCAGAATTCAATCTCATGATCATTCTGCCAAGTGAACAGTCTGTCTGGATCATGCCGGCACTCCTCTGGCACGATATGCAGTTGACTGCCAAACAACAATGAGCTGAATATTTCATATACCGAGGCATCAAAGACATAGTTAGCCCACACTGCAGCTTTGGTTTTACCGTGAACAAGCTCCTCATTAGACAGCAGTGCCACAAGGCTCCTTCCCTCTATCATGACCCCCTTCGGCTTGCCAGTCGTCCCTGAGGTATAGATGACGTAGGCCAAATCCGCCGGATGGCGAGGCAAATCCAGATTATGCCCCGGGCAACCTCCGAACAGGCTGTTATCATCCGCGAGCAAGATCGGCGGCATTGCAGAAGAGCTCTGGCAATATTGTTCGAGTTTTCCCGATAAGCTGCGCTGCGATAGCAAGATGGCCGAACCGGTATCCTCCAAGATGAACAACGTTCGCTCAAGGGGGTATTGCGGCGAAATCGGCACATATGCCCCACCAGCCTTAAGCACAGCAAACATGCTGACTAGCATCTCCAGCCCGCGTTCAAAATACAGCGAAATCAGCGTATCCGGCTTAAGCTCACGGCGATAGTGCTGTTGATGCCGAGTCCGAATCTGCCTGGCTAACTGGTTAGCCAGGAAGTTAAGCTCACTGTAGGTCAGTTGCTGGCCTTCGAATGTCAGGGCAACACTGTCTGGTGTAGCTTCGACCTGCTGCTCAAAGATCTCTAGCAGCGTCTTATCTTGTAATGGAGCATCCGTCTGATTCCAGGTTTTCAGCAGTGTATGCCGCTCTTCTGTGCCGACAACGTCTATCTCAGATAACACCTGCCGGGTATCGGTAACCATAGCCGCCAGCACCCGTTGATACATGTCCGTCATACGAACAATCGTTTGGTCATCGAACAGGCTAACCGCATAGTTCATGTTGGCTTGCAGACACTCCTGGCTGTCATCAATGCGCAGGGTAAGCTCAAACTTTGCAGGTTCATAGAGCGTTGAAGAGATATCAAACGGCTTGAATGGCAGCCCGCCTTCGGTTTCACTAACAAATGACTGTACACTGAACATAGTCTGAATGAGCGGGTGCCGGGAAGTATCCCTTTCAACGCCTAGCTCACTAACCAGCCGTTCAAACGGCACATCCTGATTGGCTTTGGCTTCAACCACAATCCGTTGGGTTTCGCGGATCAATGACTCGACGTTCATCTCATGATCGACCCCCAACCGCAAAGGAAGTGAGTTAACAAAAAAACCCATTATCGACTGGGTCTGGCTCTGGTTGCGATTTTCCGACGGTGTGCCGATCACAATATCCCGCTGACCTGAAAGCACAGAAAAGGTGAAGAACAAACCACTGAGCAAAACGCTGTACAGTGTCGTTTCCTGCGCTCGGGCAAGATCGCGTAGCCGAGTAGACAGTTCCTCGTCCATAACAAAACCATAATCCTTGCCCCGGAAGTCCAACTGCTTGGGCCTCGGACGATCCGTCGGTAGCGACAACACCTCATGACCGGCTAGGGCATCAGTCCAGTAGCCCATCTGCTCACTAAATGCAGCCTGTCGTTCAAAATCACGCAGCCAAACCGAATAGTCAGCGTAGTCAATGGCAAGTTCAGGCAACTCAACCGCCCTTGAATGGCACAATGAATCATAAACATGTGCCAACTCTCTGAGGAAAATCTCCAGTGACCAGCCATCGACCGCAATATGATGCCAGAGAAAAAGTTGGTACCTCTCCTGACCGTATTGGAAACGACATACCCGCAACGGTAACTCGTTGACTAAATCAAAGGGACGGCGGATTTCTTTTTCAATTGTTGTCAACAATTCTGATTCACTTGCAACCGATAGTTCCCTGACACTGACCGAATCGGCAACAACCTGCTGATAGTCGTTGCCTTCTTCATCGGTTCGATACACAGTCCGTAAAACAGAGTGGCGTTCAACCATATGAGCCAAGGCCTGATCCAAAGCCTCTAGCTGAATATGACTGTCGAGCTTAAAAATTAACGGGACATGGGAAACATCACTGTTTCGTTCATAACGCTCTACAAATAGCATTCTCTCCTGGGAGAATGAGAGCGGGAACTGATTGAGCTCCGGGAGACTGTGGAAACTTTCCGGTGAGCCAATATGACGAGCCATAAAAAATGAGATTAATGCTTCTCTGTTCTGCTTTAGCTCATCGATCATTCCTTGCTCGGGCTGCTCACTCTCATATGCAACTTTCAGCGATTCCCCTTCTAGCCATGCTGAAATACCAGCTTGTCTTAACTTTTTTAGCAGCTCAATCATCGTTATAGCTCCATTACATTTTTAATTTTTTTATTGCCAGCCCTGGCAGATATCTCAACTATCCTGCGGCCATTTCCATTGCTACTTCGTTCAGCCAAACCAGCAACCGTCTTCAACTCAAACAGGTCCCTGAGCTTAAGATTCAGACCCAGCTCCCGGTTAATCGAAGACACCAGCTTCACCGCCGCGATAGAGTTGCCGCCAATCCGATAATAGTTATCATGGATACCAATCCGCTCTACCCCCAACGCATCCTGCCAAATAACGCACAACTTAGTTTCCAACTCGTTTCTCGGCGCTACATAGTTATCTCTGTTCGTATTTTCGGGAGCAGGCAATGCACGACGATCAAGCTTGCCATTGGGTGTAAGCGGAAGCTCGGAAAGCACGGTCATAGAGGCGGGAATCATGTACTCCGGTAACTTGGCTGCCATTAGCGCAAATAGGCTGTCAATATCGACCTCGACCAAAGGCTCTGGAACGATATACGCCGCCAGATTGAGTAAGTCTTGCGCTTCCCGCGCAATCACAACAGCATGTCTAATATCAGAAAAGCCCACCAACGTGCTTTCTATTTCTCCAAGTTCGATACGGTGGCCGCGAATCTTAATCTGGTGGTCATTTCGCCCGACATAGGTCAGCACACCATCATCACACCATCGGACCTGATCGCCAGTTTTAAATAACACCCCCTCTCCGGCCAGGGGACGAACAAATCTCTCACTGGTTTGCTGTTCATTGGTATAGCCAGCAGCAACCCCCACCCCACCGACATAGAGCTCCCCCACCATGCCACGGGGTAACAACTGCCGGTTGGCGTTCATGACATAAAGTCGGGTATTGGCAATAGGACGGCCAACGGGGACCGAATCCGCTTCGTCAGGCATTTCGCGAGTGTCATACCATGTTGCATCGGCCGAAACTTCAGACGAACCATACAGGTTTAGCAGCACTGCGTTTTCAAAGCGGGAATAAAAGCGGCGCACCAAAGCAGCAGGAAGCTCTTCGCCACTGGACGTCCAGTGCACTAGCGACTGAAGAGGTAGCAGTTTCTGTTCAGGCAAATCTAAGATTGCCTGCAGCAACGATGGAACCACAACTAGGCGAGTCACCCTTTGGGCTGCCAGCTCTGTTGCTAACTCAGATGGATTCCGGGCTGTTTCTTCGTCCACCAGGACCAGTGGGACCCCTTGTAATAGCGGACCAAATAGCTCCCAAACATGATCAACAAAGTTGAGCGATGTCTTGTGACTGCAAACCTCTCCCGAAGAAAAAGGAAACTGCTGCCACATCCATTGCAACCGATTCAGGAGCCCTCGCTGGGTGCCTTTGACGCCCTTTGGAATCCCGGTTGAACCTGAGGTGTAGATAATATAAATCAAACTGTCGGCCAGGCTACTCGCCGGAGTTTGATAACGTTCCAATCGGGTTTCGCTAGCCAAAGCCGTCAAGTCAACGCCCACAGTTTTCCTGCGGTGCTCCAGTGTTTGCTGCTGATCAGCCGCCGTAAGTACCAGCTCGATATCGGCGTCATTAATCATGTACTGCAGGCGGTCTTCCGGGTACCTCGGATCAAGGGGAACATAGATCCCACCTATTTTGAGTACCGCTAAGATCCCGACCACCATTTCAAAACTACGGGCCATATGAATTCCAACCCGAGCACCCGAGGCTAAACCAAACTGTGTCAGTTGATTTGCCAGAGACGACGAGAGGCGATCAAGCTCAGCAAAATTAAGCGTCTTTTGGTGGTAAACCAGCGCCGT
It contains:
- a CDS encoding hypothetical protein (COG1020,COG3320), translating into MMLSQLLKECHTRGIRFELIDNKVKLKAPEGTLTPDLVSQLKTYKAEILAGLQKETAGYEQPNSDGTPALSYNQRRLWFLEQVEESTSQFNLPMALTLKGELDQSALYHALLTVLDRHPVLRTVYRDNDGEPVPVLLPSEDFVIHELDYSESANGKRLKNQVSIDASRPFDLAVDYMLQVYLYRLSIEEHVILFNIHHIASDGWSLTIFIRELTELYNGYRLNRSNMLPSLSRHYGDFANWQNNWLSGSNLERHLAFWKQQLKGAPPQHNLPLDRSRPVAANNLGDGYLSELPEALGEALEQMAQEQGVTMFMLLQTAFAAVIGRYGQNSDVVMGSPIANRHHKDFETVMGYFVNTLALRTCWEGNPSFARLLADNKRSLIDAFEYQSVPYELLLDELKVERNLSHNALFQILFVLQNNERADDARFEGILASDFPLSHGASQFDFTLSVYQAEGKYILDWHYASELFDHSTISRLSESYELLLAQIVQNIDINLGDIDLVPEKQKQLLFEQARHEDTQDFTSTGISVCDLIERWAVSTPEAVAVQHGRQVMTYDELVSRANQLAGWLRLQHIGKGSLVAISLPRSLDMSVAILAVIKSGAAYLPIDPALPVSRQQYLLEDSQTDMLLCWESTLIPCSGYLLLDLASTKEMLQGQPSEVSPAEISEADFAYVNYTSGTTGKPKGVRISHGNLISYCLAAQHHYQVMPEDRILQTSSFSFDACVEEHFMALVHGAAVVYRDDLVLADWQHFNEFVDQYRITIAGLPTAVWNSLSADISDSSIAVSNSLRLIILGGEALTASRLSHWKKYIGESIQLLNTYGPTETTIIATAYDTKNWLEGTAVPIGQPLGSHRCYILDSERRLVPQGAVGELCIAGPAVSPGYINNAGSTEAFINCEILPGLAERLYCTGDKARLLDSGDIEYWGRVDDQIKIRGFRIEPSEIEAVILQHPGVVQTRVLANDYPGSGKLLFAYIVLEPRLSNKSEQVKQDLWQQIKSELPDYMQPAQLLFIDSIPLTVLGKLDKSKLPEPDFQHTSEKVITAPKNDIEQLMLEIWQSLLKVDRISTDSSFFELGGHSLLGVKLIARIKDQLSVELSIRDLFESPTIQGLALRLERNTSEQEQRWLDFDQEIHLVTTSSPPLHLEDISERLEQLNRHFDNKKIIRVLLTGGTGFVGAFILDELLSHNPGLKVYCLVRAPDAKQGFNRLVENMASYGLWQTDFHHRIVAIPADLCEPDLGLDKGQWDALATGTEWIIHNGAQVNHIMPYSELKQANVDSTQSLLRLASQSKVKLFSYISTTGIFMPTEQPRLITECEPIGDEKHTKDFGYRASKWVAEGLVDHARKQGLPCHIFRLGRVAADSKTGACSQNDVVARYIKSCIDLGGYPQDETNERMIPVNLAAKAIISLSMLLSRKPQNFHLIGRHTLGWNEILSYSPNRLHTYPFDNWIERVESRTKSDNPLPISPYLLILKQVAKSLRSIKKVPETYFDICQDYTETIMAEKGVHFSVLGEAYCKQYLSKLEVDFKQG